A portion of the Micromonospora vinacea genome contains these proteins:
- a CDS encoding RNA 2'-phosphotransferase, giving the protein MERERLVKLSKRMSKALRHDPERAGLVLDPAGWTPVDALLAALRIERAELDAVVAGNDKQRFAVERGTDGVLRIRANQGHSVPVDLGLPPVSPPDRLYHGTSAGALESIRATGLHRGGRHHVHLSADTETAHRVGARRAGRVVLLTIDAAAMAAAGHVFHRSANGVWLTDAVPAGYLLE; this is encoded by the coding sequence ATGGAACGCGAGCGACTGGTGAAGTTGAGCAAACGGATGTCGAAGGCGCTCCGGCACGATCCCGAGCGGGCCGGCCTGGTGCTCGACCCAGCTGGCTGGACCCCCGTCGACGCCCTGCTCGCCGCCCTACGGATCGAGCGGGCCGAGCTGGACGCGGTCGTCGCCGGCAACGACAAGCAGCGGTTCGCTGTCGAGCGCGGCACCGACGGGGTGTTGCGGATCCGGGCCAACCAGGGCCACTCGGTCCCGGTGGACCTCGGGCTGCCCCCGGTGTCCCCACCGGACCGGCTCTATCACGGCACCAGCGCCGGTGCGCTTGAGTCGATCCGGGCCACCGGCCTGCACCGCGGCGGCCGTCACCACGTCCATCTCTCCGCCGACACCGAGACCGCCCACCGGGTCGGCGCCCGGCGGGCCGGTCGGGTCGTGCTCCTCACCATCGACGCGGCGGCGATGGCCGCCGCCGGGCACGTGTTCCACCGCAGCGCCAACGGCGTCTGGCTCACCGACGCGGTCCCGGCCGGCTATCTGCTCGAGTGA